One window of the Bacteroidota bacterium genome contains the following:
- a CDS encoding sulfotransferase: MNNFDIDKIKKIPLFFIIGRARSGTTLLRTMFDAHPNVSIPIESPLIIHMLDKYGDIGYWTKGRLLEFYDDLLVVKDFQKWTIDREKLKTAILACEGQNSYQTIIKVIYWNFSSIFKKEEIKLLGDKNPVYSVSIKKVFRLFPEAKYIHLTRDYRDHILSMVRTKVYTSNVLFLAFRWKFSAKLLKELKKQRQKSFYTIKYEDLVKDTKFHLQKICDFLGIEFIPQVINYHKETEQYFENELKHTLEDHHKKVFKPIDASRIDIWKTEMKDKDIRIADLIVGKYAEEAGYQRKYKDKNVPLYLKLLPGIIYEKAVYSFKRTIDRFPYKMKTYIKNNSPKVSEIITNIGK, from the coding sequence ATGAACAATTTCGATATAGATAAAATTAAAAAAATACCACTTTTTTTCATTATAGGACGTGCCAGATCCGGTACTACTCTATTGCGAACAATGTTCGATGCTCACCCAAATGTTTCAATTCCAATAGAATCGCCTCTAATTATTCATATGCTTGACAAATATGGAGATATTGGATATTGGACAAAAGGAAGGCTTTTAGAATTTTATGATGACTTACTTGTAGTTAAAGATTTTCAGAAGTGGACAATCGACAGAGAAAAACTTAAAACAGCAATTCTTGCATGCGAAGGGCAAAATTCATATCAAACCATAATAAAAGTAATTTATTGGAATTTTTCATCCATTTTTAAGAAAGAAGAAATTAAACTTCTTGGAGACAAAAATCCTGTTTATTCAGTAAGTATTAAAAAGGTTTTCCGTTTGTTTCCGGAAGCAAAATATATTCATCTCACAAGAGACTATCGCGACCATATCTTGTCGATGGTGCGTACAAAAGTATATACTTCAAATGTTCTGTTTCTAGCATTTAGATGGAAATTTTCTGCAAAGCTTTTAAAAGAGTTGAAAAAGCAAAGGCAGAAATCTTTTTATACAATAAAATATGAAGATTTGGTGAAGGATACAAAATTTCATTTGCAAAAAATTTGTGATTTCCTTGGCATTGAATTCATTCCGCAAGTAATAAACTATCATAAAGAAACGGAGCAATATTTTGAAAACGAACTAAAACATACTCTTGAAGATCATCATAAAAAGGTATTCAAACCAATTGATGCAAGTAGAATTGACATTTGGAAAACAGAGATGAAGGACAAGGACATTAGAATTGCCGATTTGATTGTTGGTAAATATGCTGAAGAAGCCGGATATCAGCGGAAATATAAAGACAAAAATGTTCCGCTATATTTGAAGTTATTGCCCGGAATAATCTACGAAAAGGCAGTCTATTCGTTTAAAAGAACGATTGATAGATTTCCTTATAAAATGAAAACATATATAAAAAATAACTCTCCGAAAGTTTCTGAAATAATAACAAATATTGGAAAATGA
- a CDS encoding sulfotransferase, whose protein sequence is MQTDESIKKIESPPLFFILGRPRSGTTLLASLFDAHPNVVLPFECPLIINIYTKYAKIKNWNKKILLNFYYDIVNQRKFDTWMIDLEKLKNDILMCEGENSFETLIKVVYSNFNSFFDKKEIKLIGDKNPVYSIYPEQLVKLFPNAKFIHLTRDYRDNILSIKKVDFEAPITSLLAYRWKFATKRILKVIKKNPNSFHTVKYEDLVVDPPKVLTEMCKFLGVEFEESVLNFHKKKEELFKLYDRTHIEKYHSSLLRPISSDKIYGWKKSISDKELKIADSVVGKYAELSGYSRKYKKVNLVVKLRSFVWITYGKFAYWQRFMVDALPFKMKMWSRNKGPLLAVIYNKLLG, encoded by the coding sequence ATGCAAACTGATGAGTCTATAAAAAAAATTGAATCACCTCCATTGTTTTTCATCCTTGGAAGACCACGGTCTGGAACCACATTGTTAGCTTCGCTTTTCGATGCTCATCCGAATGTCGTACTCCCGTTTGAATGTCCGTTGATTATCAATATTTATACAAAATACGCCAAAATTAAAAATTGGAATAAGAAAATATTGCTGAATTTTTACTACGATATTGTAAATCAACGAAAGTTCGACACATGGATGATAGACCTCGAAAAGTTGAAAAATGATATTTTAATGTGCGAAGGCGAAAATTCTTTCGAAACATTAATTAAAGTTGTTTATTCAAATTTCAATTCTTTTTTCGACAAGAAAGAAATAAAACTTATTGGTGATAAGAATCCTGTTTACTCAATTTATCCGGAGCAATTAGTTAAGCTTTTTCCAAATGCAAAATTTATTCATCTAACCAGAGATTACCGCGACAATATTTTGTCAATAAAAAAAGTAGATTTTGAAGCTCCCATTACTTCACTTTTAGCTTATAGATGGAAATTTGCAACAAAAAGAATATTAAAGGTGATAAAAAAGAATCCCAATTCTTTTCATACAGTAAAATATGAAGATTTGGTTGTTGATCCACCAAAAGTTTTGACTGAAATGTGCAAATTTCTTGGAGTTGAGTTTGAAGAATCAGTTTTAAACTTTCATAAGAAGAAGGAGGAACTTTTTAAATTGTATGACAGAACACACATAGAGAAATATCACAGCAGTTTGCTGAGGCCAATAAGTTCGGATAAAATATATGGCTGGAAAAAAAGCATTTCTGACAAAGAATTAAAAATTGCAGATTCGGTAGTAGGAAAATATGCTGAGCTTTCCGGATATTCACGTAAATATAAAAAAGTAAATCTCGTCGTAAAACTTCGAAGTTTTGTTTGGATTACTTACGGGAAATTTGCATACTGGCAGAGGTTTATGGTTGATGCTCTGCCTTTTAAAATGAAAATGTGGTCGAGAAATAAGGGTCCATTATTGGCAGTGATTTATAACAAATTGTTAGGTTGA
- a CDS encoding Do family serine endopeptidase has product MKTKQVIFILIASILSSLISVYIFSETQQTTSNNENASTVNQETPINYTKFSPSQPTSNIDFTNAAEKTIHAVVHVKTKSVQDKYYSGNSLFDFFFDDGNYNHSPQPQIGSGSGVIISNDGYIVTNNHVIENSDEIEVILNDKRSYSAKLVGTDPTTDIALLKIDENELSYVSYGNSDELRIGEWVLAVGNPFNLTSTVTAGIVSAKARNINILSRNFAIESFIQTDAAVNPGNSGGALVSNSGDLIGINTAIASRTGSYIGYSFAIPVNIVKKVVADIIEFGEVQRAYIGISIRDLDAVLAEEIGIDNIKGVYVTGLTNGGAAAEAGIEKGDVITQINDVEVNYMAELQEQVSKFRPGDHISITVNRDGKKKNLNVVLRNKHGNTKIVKTENVEIYGAKFKKISQTDKRKYRINSGVKITELSSGKLQEAGIKEGFIITSINKYEIENIDDIVSIFNNENGGIFIEGIYPNGMAAYYAFGK; this is encoded by the coding sequence AAACACAACAAACTACCAGCAATAATGAAAATGCAAGTACAGTAAATCAAGAAACACCTATTAATTATACTAAATTTTCACCCTCCCAACCAACATCAAACATTGATTTTACAAATGCTGCTGAAAAAACTATACATGCAGTAGTTCATGTAAAAACTAAAAGTGTTCAAGACAAATATTATTCTGGAAATTCACTGTTCGATTTTTTCTTTGACGATGGGAACTATAATCACTCACCCCAACCTCAAATAGGTTCGGGCTCAGGTGTGATTATTTCAAATGATGGATATATAGTTACTAACAATCATGTGATAGAAAATTCCGATGAAATTGAAGTTATATTAAATGACAAAAGGTCATATTCTGCTAAATTGGTGGGCACCGATCCAACAACTGATATCGCACTTCTAAAAATTGATGAAAACGAACTTTCATATGTAAGTTATGGAAACTCCGATGAATTGAGAATTGGAGAATGGGTACTTGCAGTTGGTAATCCATTCAACTTAACTTCCACTGTTACAGCCGGAATAGTTAGTGCAAAAGCAAGAAACATTAATATACTTTCCCGAAATTTTGCAATAGAATCATTTATTCAGACCGATGCAGCAGTAAATCCAGGAAATAGTGGTGGTGCATTAGTTAGCAATTCGGGCGATTTAATTGGTATAAACACTGCGATTGCCTCACGAACAGGTTCATACATAGGGTATTCGTTCGCAATTCCTGTAAACATTGTTAAGAAAGTTGTTGCCGATATTATCGAATTTGGAGAGGTTCAAAGGGCATATATAGGAATATCAATTAGAGATCTTGACGCAGTTTTGGCCGAAGAAATAGGCATCGACAATATAAAAGGTGTATATGTAACAGGCCTTACTAATGGTGGAGCTGCTGCAGAAGCCGGTATAGAAAAAGGAGATGTAATTACTCAAATCAATGATGTTGAAGTCAATTATATGGCTGAACTTCAGGAACAAGTCAGTAAATTTCGACCAGGAGATCATATTTCAATTACAGTAAATAGAGATGGGAAAAAGAAAAATCTTAATGTTGTTCTAAGAAACAAACATGGGAACACTAAAATTGTGAAAACAGAAAATGTTGAAATTTACGGAGCAAAATTCAAGAAAATTTCTCAAACAGACAAAAGAAAGTATAGAATAAATAGTGGAGTAAAAATCACAGAACTCAGTTCAGGAAAACTCCAGGAAGCTGGAATAAAAGAAGGATTTATCATCACAAGTATCAATAAATACGAAATCGAAAATATTGACGACATAGTTAGCATTTTCAATAATGAGAATGGAGGAATATTTATTGAAGGAATATATCCGAATGGAATGGCAGCATATTATGCTTTTGGAAAATAA
- a CDS encoding energy transducer TonB, which yields MMKKENKEKKFIKIPTYPGGSEALNNFINRNIKYPESAARKNIEGSVHLSFIVDHNGIVSSPKILKSLDIDCDAEAIRIVKLLKYNKTFNKGLKVRKTMKLRINFGRKNLGMQINYEYKITTKEEKPKDSNNDKKEVYGYTINF from the coding sequence ATGATGAAAAAGGAAAATAAGGAAAAGAAGTTCATAAAAATACCAACATACCCGGGTGGGAGCGAGGCGCTAAATAATTTTATTAACAGGAATATAAAATATCCTGAAAGTGCAGCTCGAAAAAATATTGAAGGAAGCGTTCATTTAAGCTTTATTGTTGACCACAACGGAATTGTTTCTTCACCGAAAATATTGAAAAGTCTCGATATTGATTGCGATGCGGAAGCTATTCGTATAGTGAAACTTTTGAAATATAATAAAACCTTCAACAAAGGATTGAAAGTTAGAAAAACAATGAAGCTGCGAATAAATTTTGGAAGGAAAAATCTTGGAATGCAGATAAACTACGAGTATAAAATTACAACAAAAGAAGAAAAACCTAAAGATTCAAATAATGATAAAAAAGAAGTTTATGGATATACGATAAACTTTTAA
- a CDS encoding DUF1573 domain-containing protein: MRKALFSLLVLFVAGTTILAAQQKKSHISFNKTSHDYGTIQEADGKANYKYTFTNTGGEPLVLTNVKASCGCTSPTWTKQPIAPGSKGFVGVAFDPKNRPGKFHKTITVTTNSDNPTTVLRISGNVIARPKTRKDIFPIEMGILRLKTNHLSFGKITNKDVLTKDIEIVNTGTEPIKVTLMRAPGHLKYQVVPETLKPEEEGKIVVTYDATKKNDWGFLSDRPFVVINDKYDPKNRKNMISVSADIREDFSKLSEEQKVDAPKIEFDKKTFNFGTIEQGESVHHVFSFKNVGKSALIIRKTKASCGCTVVNVKDKIIAPGESSTFKATFNSRGKKGKQNKVITVITNDPENSAVTLKVVGTVNIPQK; this comes from the coding sequence ATGAGAAAAGCACTTTTTTCACTTTTAGTTTTATTTGTCGCAGGAACTACTATTTTAGCTGCTCAGCAAAAAAAATCACATATTTCATTTAATAAAACCAGCCACGACTATGGAACCATACAAGAAGCGGACGGAAAGGCTAACTATAAATATACCTTCACAAATACTGGTGGTGAGCCATTGGTTTTAACAAATGTGAAAGCTTCGTGTGGTTGTACTTCACCAACTTGGACAAAACAACCTATTGCTCCCGGATCTAAAGGGTTTGTAGGAGTTGCATTCGATCCAAAAAACAGACCAGGCAAATTTCATAAAACAATAACCGTAACTACCAACTCCGACAATCCAACAACTGTATTAAGAATTTCGGGAAATGTTATTGCCAGACCAAAAACCAGAAAAGATATTTTCCCAATAGAGATGGGTATTTTACGCCTGAAAACTAATCATTTATCTTTCGGAAAAATTACCAATAAAGATGTATTGACTAAAGATATCGAAATTGTAAATACCGGAACAGAACCAATTAAAGTTACTTTAATGAGAGCACCCGGACACTTAAAATATCAAGTTGTACCCGAAACTCTAAAACCAGAAGAAGAGGGCAAAATCGTTGTTACTTACGATGCCACTAAAAAGAACGATTGGGGATTTCTTTCAGATAGACCATTTGTTGTGATAAACGATAAATACGATCCAAAAAATCGAAAAAATATGATTTCTGTTAGTGCAGACATTAGAGAAGATTTTTCTAAACTTTCTGAAGAACAAAAAGTTGATGCTCCAAAAATCGAATTTGATAAAAAAACATTCAATTTCGGAACTATTGAACAAGGAGAATCTGTTCATCATGTGTTCAGCTTTAAAAATGTTGGAAAATCAGCCTTAATCATAAGAAAAACGAAAGCAAGTTGTGGTTGCACTGTAGTGAATGTAAAAGACAAAATAATTGCTCCGGGCGAATCAAGTACTTTTAAAGCCACCTTTAACTCAAGAGGTAAAAAAGGAAAACAAAATAAAGTTATAACTGTAATTACAAATGACCCTGAAAATTCAGCAGTTACACTTAAAGTTGTTGGGACTGTAAACATTCCTCAGAAATAA
- a CDS encoding alkaline phosphatase family protein: MKAIKYTTITFFLFVLIIGATSCKNQTSNNKSYVVMLSVDGFRWDYTEKVHTPNFDFIKKNGVKAKSLKPCFPTKTFPNHYSIATGLYPDNHGIVNNNFYDEKMDLFYRIGDRDAIENPEFYGGEPIWVTAEKQGIISASYFWVGSEAAVCGTYPSYWKKYDHSFAFEQRIDSVIAWLELPKNKRPQLITWYMHEPDSEGHMSGTNSRDTKQTIIYLDSLVGVFLNKINNLPHKDQINLIFTSDHGMQDISNDKIVNISNFADTSLIEIFTGGSPVFNLKIKPGFIDTFLSQISDVEHIFACKSEDFPNRFHYGKNSRTLDVTIVADSAYTIVFNDGELSYLKGNHGYDNENLNMHAIFYAIGPNFKSNYSHPTFDNIDIYPLIAEILQIDPAKVDGKLEDVIEMLEKY; the protein is encoded by the coding sequence ATGAAAGCTATAAAATATACTACAATAACATTTTTTTTATTTGTCCTGATAATTGGAGCTACATCATGCAAAAATCAGACAAGCAATAATAAATCATATGTTGTAATGCTCTCTGTAGATGGTTTTAGGTGGGATTATACTGAAAAAGTTCATACACCAAATTTCGATTTCATAAAAAAAAATGGAGTTAAAGCAAAATCTCTAAAACCATGTTTCCCAACAAAAACATTCCCAAATCATTATTCAATAGCAACCGGATTATATCCTGACAATCATGGAATTGTAAATAATAATTTCTATGATGAGAAAATGGATTTATTTTATCGAATAGGAGATAGGGATGCAATAGAAAACCCTGAATTCTATGGTGGAGAACCAATTTGGGTAACTGCTGAAAAACAAGGAATAATTAGTGCTTCCTATTTTTGGGTTGGTTCAGAAGCGGCAGTTTGTGGAACTTACCCTAGCTATTGGAAAAAATATGACCATAGTTTTGCTTTCGAGCAGAGAATTGATTCTGTGATTGCATGGCTTGAGCTGCCCAAAAACAAAAGACCCCAACTGATAACTTGGTACATGCACGAACCTGATTCTGAAGGTCATATGTCTGGAACAAATAGCCGAGATACAAAACAAACAATAATTTATCTGGATAGCCTTGTTGGAGTTTTTCTTAATAAAATCAATAATTTACCACATAAGGATCAAATCAATTTGATTTTTACTTCCGACCATGGAATGCAGGATATTTCTAATGATAAAATAGTGAATATCAGTAATTTTGCTGACACTTCCCTTATTGAAATTTTTACTGGTGGAAGTCCGGTTTTTAATCTAAAAATTAAGCCAGGTTTTATTGATACATTTTTATCCCAGATTTCTGATGTTGAGCATATTTTTGCATGTAAATCCGAAGATTTTCCCAATAGATTTCATTATGGAAAAAACTCCAGAACTCTTGATGTAACTATTGTTGCAGATAGTGCCTACACTATTGTTTTTAATGATGGAGAATTATCATATTTGAAAGGAAATCATGGATACGACAATGAAAACTTGAATATGCATGCAATTTTTTATGCTATCGGTCCCAATTTTAAATCCAATTATTCACACCCAACTTTCGATAATATTGATATTTATCCGCTAATTGCCGAAATTTTGCAAATTGATCCAGCAAAAGTGGATGGGAAACTTGAAGATGTTATCGAAATGTTAGAAAAATATTAG
- a CDS encoding oligosaccharide flippase family protein, translated as MSKRGFFVDILSVAGTKSFNSVLKFALGVIIARALGPEGKGMYAFLLTVPVMIISIAELGIRRATIYHIGKKIHSAEKIISVLSFFLIFTSFVGIIITYLVFQYEKTEIPLSLMVVTLSTIPVRLVNKYTRGILIGSEQFKRSNKISWIPNFLNLFSVILFVVIFKWSVLGAILSLLISNIFVGVFAVWLIAKDNKITIGFDFKIIKSLLQLGLVYAIAIFLVKLNFRIDILLLKYLSTTAEVGFYNQGVSVAERWQAPFALGAVILSRSANTENQEAVHNQIARLFRMTIIIGILAASVVYIIAPVFVPFVYGKAFTPSVQIVQFILPAVVLVIMAKILASRLAGLQKTYLVILLYLPALIINIVLNLILIPKYQAMGAVISTNVSYSISFLGIVIIYSKIINRSVFNLFIFRKSDFDFVPALKKMLINKLTGKKPKRKKIKQKRELDDFSFDDSDF; from the coding sequence ATGTCGAAAAGAGGATTTTTTGTAGATATTTTGAGTGTAGCCGGAACCAAGTCGTTTAATTCTGTGCTAAAATTTGCTCTGGGGGTAATTATTGCACGTGCTCTTGGTCCTGAAGGAAAAGGCATGTACGCCTTCCTTTTGACCGTTCCGGTAATGATAATTTCGATAGCAGAATTGGGTATTAGAAGAGCAACAATCTATCATATTGGAAAAAAAATACATTCGGCTGAAAAGATAATTTCAGTACTTTCTTTCTTTCTGATTTTTACAAGTTTTGTTGGTATCATAATTACATATTTAGTTTTTCAATACGAAAAAACTGAAATTCCGCTATCACTGATGGTTGTTACGCTTTCAACAATTCCGGTGCGCTTAGTTAACAAATATACTCGTGGAATATTAATTGGAAGTGAGCAATTTAAACGCTCTAATAAAATTTCGTGGATACCAAATTTTCTCAATCTCTTTTCAGTAATTCTTTTTGTTGTAATTTTCAAATGGTCTGTTCTTGGAGCAATTCTTTCATTGCTTATATCAAATATTTTTGTTGGAGTTTTTGCAGTTTGGCTAATAGCAAAAGATAATAAAATTACTATTGGATTTGATTTTAAAATTATAAAAAGCCTTCTACAACTTGGACTTGTTTATGCAATAGCAATTTTTCTGGTGAAGCTGAACTTCAGAATTGATATTCTTCTATTAAAATACTTATCCACTACTGCAGAAGTTGGATTTTACAATCAAGGAGTTTCGGTTGCCGAGCGATGGCAGGCTCCTTTTGCACTCGGAGCGGTCATTCTCAGCAGAAGTGCTAATACAGAAAACCAAGAGGCAGTTCATAATCAGATTGCAAGACTTTTTAGAATGACAATAATTATTGGGATTTTGGCAGCAAGTGTTGTTTATATTATAGCACCTGTTTTTGTTCCTTTTGTTTATGGAAAAGCTTTTACGCCAAGTGTTCAGATAGTTCAGTTTATTTTACCGGCAGTGGTTTTGGTAATTATGGCTAAAATTCTTGCCAGTCGTCTTGCTGGTTTACAAAAAACCTATCTGGTAATTTTATTGTACCTTCCTGCTTTGATTATCAATATTGTTTTGAATTTAATTTTAATTCCGAAATATCAAGCTATGGGTGCGGTAATTTCAACAAATGTTAGTTATTCTATTAGTTTTCTTGGAATTGTAATTATTTATTCAAAAATTATTAATCGTTCTGTATTTAATCTTTTCATCTTTAGAAAAAGCGATTTTGATTTTGTGCCAGCCCTGAAAAAAATGCTTATCAATAAATTGACCGGCAAAAAACCGAAAAGAAAAAAAATCAAACAGAAACGAGAATTAGACGATTTTTCTTTTGATGATTCTGATTTTTAG
- a CDS encoding TIGR00730 family Rossman fold protein yields MIKKVTVFCASSRKAADSFFSETEKIAKILVKHKITSIYGGGAVGLMGKLADTIISEGGEIIGVIPEFMKKVEWDHKSVKNMITVEDMHERKKVLIENTDAVLALAGGTGTIEELFEVITLKRLGIFTKPIIILNSNNYYSPLIQMLENCIEGKFLNEIHRKMWTIIEKPEELLDAINNSSEWSEKSRDFALV; encoded by the coding sequence ATGATTAAAAAAGTAACAGTTTTTTGTGCTTCGAGCCGAAAAGCAGCAGATAGTTTTTTTTCGGAAACCGAAAAAATTGCGAAAATTTTAGTGAAACATAAAATTACAAGTATTTATGGCGGAGGAGCTGTTGGCTTAATGGGAAAGCTTGCTGACACAATAATCTCTGAAGGAGGAGAAATTATTGGTGTGATTCCGGAATTTATGAAAAAAGTAGAATGGGATCACAAATCTGTAAAAAACATGATTACTGTTGAGGATATGCACGAGCGAAAAAAAGTATTGATAGAAAATACAGATGCCGTGCTTGCACTTGCCGGTGGCACCGGAACCATTGAAGAACTGTTTGAAGTAATTACATTGAAAAGGCTTGGGATTTTTACAAAACCAATAATAATTCTGAATTCAAACAATTACTATTCGCCTCTGATTCAGATGCTTGAAAATTGCATAGAAGGAAAGTTTCTCAACGAAATACATCGCAAAATGTGGACAATAATTGAAAAACCGGAAGAATTATTGGATGCAATAAATAACTCATCAGAATGGTCGGAAAAATCGAGGGATTTTGCTTTGGTTTAA
- the meaB gene encoding methylmalonyl Co-A mutase-associated GTPase MeaB, which translates to MLENDSTLKVNKGIPPPPSINESSKSRFKKKQKKLLSHDEYVQGILNSNITVLSKAITLIESSLIQHQEIAGQIIEKCLPFSGKSMRIGITGVPGVGKSTFIEALGNSITVNGNRLAVLAIDPSSDISKGSILGDKTRMETLSTNPKAYIRPSPSAGTLGGVARKTRETIILCEAAGFDTIFVETVGVGQSETAVNSMVDFFLLLMITGAGDELQGIKRGIMEMADLIAITKADGNNIERAKITKSELMNALHLFPLRQSKWVPKVFTISSLEQSGIEAVWNSITEYQQFTTQNEYFSRKRNEQSKFWMYETINESLKNNFYKREGISEKLRTLEQDIIQNKMSSFSAANALLNQYFKHKND; encoded by the coding sequence ATGTTAGAAAATGATAGCACACTAAAAGTAAATAAAGGAATTCCTCCTCCACCATCTATAAACGAATCTTCGAAAAGTAGATTTAAGAAAAAGCAAAAAAAATTGCTCTCTCATGATGAATATGTTCAAGGAATTTTGAACTCAAATATTACTGTTCTAAGCAAGGCTATCACCCTAATAGAAAGTTCATTAATTCAGCATCAGGAAATTGCAGGTCAAATAATTGAAAAATGTCTTCCTTTTTCAGGAAAATCAATGCGTATTGGAATAACCGGTGTTCCGGGAGTTGGGAAAAGTACATTTATTGAAGCATTAGGAAATAGTATCACTGTAAATGGAAATCGACTTGCTGTACTTGCAATCGATCCAAGTAGCGATATTTCAAAAGGCAGCATTCTCGGCGATAAAACAAGAATGGAAACTCTTTCGACAAATCCAAAAGCATATATCAGACCCTCGCCATCGGCCGGAACTCTTGGTGGAGTTGCCCGAAAAACCCGGGAAACTATAATTCTTTGCGAAGCTGCAGGTTTCGATACAATTTTTGTGGAAACTGTCGGAGTTGGGCAATCTGAAACTGCGGTTAATTCTATGGTCGATTTTTTTCTACTTCTAATGATTACTGGAGCCGGAGACGAGCTTCAGGGAATAAAGCGTGGAATTATGGAAATGGCTGACTTAATTGCAATTACGAAAGCCGATGGTAATAATATTGAAAGAGCTAAAATTACGAAATCGGAACTTATGAATGCACTACATTTATTCCCCCTGCGCCAATCGAAATGGGTGCCAAAAGTTTTTACAATTTCGTCTTTAGAACAATCAGGAATTGAAGCTGTATGGAATTCAATTACTGAATATCAACAGTTTACTACGCAAAATGAATATTTTAGTCGTAAAAGAAACGAACAATCTAAATTTTGGATGTATGAAACAATCAACGAATCTCTAAAAAATAACTTTTATAAAAGAGAAGGAATTTCTGAAAAATTGAGAACATTGGAACAAGATATAATTCAGAATAAAATGAGCTCATTTTCAGCAGCAAACGCATTATTAAATCAATATTTTAAGCATAAGAATGATTAA
- the murB gene encoding UDP-N-acetylmuramate dehydrogenase, whose amino-acid sequence MLSNFFHNYSLKKHNTFNIDESAEFFFEFYDTDEFVKFAIKNEIKSQFNKVLTLGCGSNILFTKKFEGIIIHPKNIGIEILENENEQVLVKVQAGTVWDDFVEWAVENNLSGLENLSLIPGTVGASPVQNIGAYGVEAKDRIMYIEGFLFENNKKMVLLNSECEFAYRQSIFKNSLKNKFLITSVIFRLSKSQNYSLDYGDIKNELKNFKGINLSNIRQSIINIRERKLPDTTEFPNAGSFFKNPIASLKKINEIKTTFSNIPIYPFSENDRKLSAGWLIEKCGWKGKQIENVGVHKNQALVIVNHGNATGNEILNFSEQIKKSVLDKFGINIETEVNIH is encoded by the coding sequence ATGCTTAGCAACTTTTTTCATAATTATTCTTTAAAAAAACACAATACTTTTAATATTGATGAATCTGCTGAATTCTTTTTTGAATTTTATGATACAGATGAATTTGTAAAGTTTGCTATAAAAAATGAAATTAAATCACAGTTTAACAAGGTATTGACTCTTGGATGTGGTAGCAACATTCTTTTTACTAAAAAATTTGAGGGCATAATTATTCATCCTAAAAACATTGGAATTGAAATTCTGGAAAATGAAAATGAACAAGTTCTAGTAAAAGTACAAGCTGGAACTGTTTGGGACGATTTTGTGGAGTGGGCAGTCGAAAATAATTTATCTGGATTAGAAAATCTTTCATTGATTCCAGGAACAGTTGGTGCATCGCCGGTGCAAAATATTGGTGCTTACGGTGTTGAAGCCAAAGATAGAATTATGTATATAGAAGGTTTTTTGTTCGAGAATAATAAAAAAATGGTTTTGTTGAACAGCGAGTGTGAATTTGCCTACCGACAAAGTATTTTTAAAAACAGCCTGAAAAATAAATTCTTAATTACTTCTGTCATTTTTCGTCTGTCGAAATCACAGAATTATAGTTTAGATTATGGAGATATAAAAAACGAATTGAAAAATTTTAAAGGTATAAATTTATCGAATATTCGTCAATCAATAATTAATATTAGAGAAAGAAAATTGCCTGATACTACTGAATTTCCTAATGCAGGAAGTTTTTTTAAAAATCCTATTGCTTCGCTGAAAAAAATAAATGAAATAAAAACTACTTTTTCAAATATTCCCATTTACCCTTTTTCAGAAAATGATAGAAAATTGTCTGCCGGATGGCTAATTGAAAAATGTGGTTGGAAAGGCAAACAAATTGAAAATGTAGGTGTGCATAAAAATCAAGCTCTGGTGATTGTAAATCATGGGAATGCCACTGGAAATGAGATTTTGAATTTTTCTGAACAGATAAAAAAATCGGTTTTAGACAAATTTGGAATAAATATAGAAACGGAAGTAAATATTCATTAA